The Corynebacterium callunae DSM 20147 genomic sequence ACGAGCTCGCTGATGATACCCAGTTGCGCGTGAATTGGGCGGGTGCCGCCGACAGCAAGGCGCAGATTATTTTATATGCCTTGAAGGATGGCGCGTGGGTGGAATTGGATCGTCATCGGACCGGTGAGACCATGGAAGAATTCACTTTGCAGGGCACTGTAAGCGCTGCAGATTTTGCGGTTGATGGCACCATTACTCTCTTAGTGCAGCACTCTGAAGGATTTGCTGGTGCTGACTTGAGCACCCGTGACTCTGCCATTGAGGAAGCCAATCTAGAAGATGTTCCGCGCTCTGAGTATGACTTCACCCTAGCCTGGGAATCTGATACCCAGTACTACAACGAAGAGTTCCACGAGCACCAAAAGAACATTCATGATTACGTCTTGGCGCAGCGGGAAAACAAAAACATTCAATTCCTCTTCCATACTGGCGATGTTGTAGATGACTTCGACCAGCCTGCGCAGTGGGAAGCTGCCGATCCTGAGTATCGTCGCTTGGACGAAGCGGAAATGCCCTATTCAGTACTAGCTGGAAATCATGATGTGGGGCACCAATCAAATGACTTCACGGAATTTAGCCGCTACTTTGGCGAGCAGCGCTATAACGATAACCCTTGGTATGGCGAATCCTATCAAGACAACCGTGGCCATTATGATCTCTTCTCTGCGGGTGGAGTTGATTTCATAAACGTCGCGATGGGCTGGGCTCCTGATGATGATGCTATTGCGTGGATGAATGAGGTACTGGCTAAATATCCAGAACGCGTCGCCATCATTAACCTCCACGAGTTCATGCTTACAACTGGTGGTTTGGGTCCAATCCCACAACGAATTTTGGATGAAGTTGCAGCCACCAATCCAAATGTTCGCATGATCATGTCTGGCCACTATCACGATGCTTATAAGCGCACCGATTCCTTTGATGATGATGGCGACGGGGTACCAGAGCGTACTGTCACCTCCATGCTTTTTGATTACCAGGGACTCCCTGAAGGTGGTCTTGGCTACCTCCGACTCATGCACTTTGATAACGAGGGACAAAAGATGATGGTGCGCACCTACTCGCCATCATTGCAGGACTATAACTCTGATGAGGCTTCCCTCATGGGACCTGTGGATAACCCAAATGTGTACCAGGACTTTGATGTCTCCTATGAGCAATTGGGCATTAAGCCAGAGGGTCGCACTCTTAAGAGCGATTCCTTCAGTGCTGACTTTTTGACTAGCAATGAGATTGGTTCTGCCTCTGATACGCCTTCTGGGGACATTGCTTCCGTCGTTTGGAAAGATGTCGCAGAAGGTCGCCATAGTTGGTATGTGCGTACCGAGGACCCTTATGGCGGTGTCGAAGTATCGGCCGTGCAATCATTCATTGCAGGCGAGGAAGCACTTGGAAATGATATCTCGAGCGGCAGCTCTTCCGGCAATAATTCCGGGTTCTGGGCAGCGCTCGGTGGATTCGTTGCTGGCGCAGCTGCACTTGCAGGCGCAGTAATCACTTTTGTTCCAGGCATCTGGGACTACGTGGTGAATGCGTTCAAACGTTAAGCACTACAGCAAAACTCCCGTACCCAAGGTCTGTAAGCCTTGGGTACGGGAGTTTTTCAATGTTTCACGTGCTCTAAGTTCAGAGGGTCATGGCAACACTTTCCCTTTTAGGAGGGTTTAGCTCTTAATTGCGGGTTTCTGTGCTTTCGGGGAAAGGCATGTGGGTGAGATCGATATTTGGATCTTCATCCTGAGTTGCCACAATCTCGCGAGCCTCAGAGTTGGTCTCCACGGTGGGGAAAGAACCAGGCAAAGGCTTCTGTGAAGTTTCCTTCATAAACAGCAGCGCAATACCGGCGATCGCAGAGAAGAACATGATGTACAACGCTGGCACAATATCTAGGCCGGTCTTTTGCAGCAGGAACTGGGTAACCAGCGGGGTGGTGCCACCAAAGAGGGAAACGGAGATATTGTAGGAAATTCCCATGCCGGAGAATCGGGAAGCGGTGGGGAACAGCGCTGGCAGTGCGGAGGCAGAAAGTGCCACGTAGAGGCCAGTTGGGATAGCAACCATCGCCAAGGCGATCATCACAGCTGGGATGGTGCCGGTGTTCATGATCAAGAAGGCAGGAACCATCAAGATCAAGGTCGCAGCAACTGCTGCGGCATAAACCGGCTTGCGGCCCACCTTGTCACTCCACTTACCAACCAAAGGCAGCAGCAAGGACATAACAACCAGCACCGGCACAGTCACCGCTGCAGCGGATGCAGAGTGCAGGCCAACCTGTTCCTCCAGGTAAACCGGCATATAGCTAGTTAGTGCATAACCTGCAGTGTTGGTCGCAGCCACAATGGCGATACCAATAAGCAGCGCGCGCCAGTGGTGGCGGATAACGCCCATGAGGCCCAGGCGGGCATAAGGATCGTCATCATCCTTTTCAATAACAGCCGTTTCCTCGGAGCTCTGGTTCTCAAAGGAAGGGGTTTCCGGAATACGAGTACGCAGGTAAACCGCAATAATGCCCAGTGGAATGGCAGTGAGGAAAGGAATGCGCCAGCCGAAATCCTCCATGGCAGTTTCACCATAAAAGTGCGTGCTGATCCAAGTGGTTAGTGCCACCACGGTCGCACCAGCGGCAAAGCCCAGGTAAGAGCCCATATCCAGGAAGGAACCAAAGTAACCACGGCGACGGTCCGGGGAGAATTCTGCAACATAGGTGGTTGCGCCGGCGTATTCACCACCGGTGGAAAAGCCCTGAATCATCTTCAGTAGATAAAGCAGCACCAAAGCCCATGCGCCAATCGAGGCAGCTGTAGGCAGCAGTCCAATCAAGGCGGTGGAAATAGCCATCATGGCCATGGTTACATAAAGAACTTTTTGGCGGCCGACTTTATCGCCAAGAGGTCCGAGCACCAGGCCACCGAGTGGGCGCACCAGGTAGGACACGGCAAAACCGAACATTACAGCCAAAAGTTGCCATTGTTGGGGCAGGCCTTGAGTAAAAACAGCCGTCATGGTGACTGTTAAGTAGCCATAAATTCCGAAGTCGTACCACTCCATAAAGTTGCCGACCACAGTACCTTTAATGGCCGGACGGATCTTCTTTGGCGGAACAACGTTGACGTCTTCGACTGTTAGTCGGGGTTCGTCTGCGATTTTCTTTTTTGAGCGAATCGGGCTCACGAGTTTAAACCTCTCGTCTTCTTTATAGGCGCAAGCCATGCGCGGTGGTGCATGGAGCTTTTGGGTGATCTTCACCCGGCGCGCCTGGGGGCGGTGTTAACTTCTTCCTCTCAGCCTCCTTAAAGCTTTTCCTATGAAAGGGCCTCAAAAGGGGAGTTGAGTCACCGCCCTTTTTTTCAACATCTAAAAACCCTACTCACCCCCGAGTGCAAAAGTCAGATCGAAATCATGTCTTAGAGCTGCATAAATATAAAAAGACCCCGTTCCGACGCAGGTGAACGGGGGTAGGTAACAGCTTGGTTACGGTTTCTGGACTTTCTTAAAAATCAATAAATTAGAGCTAAGTGGGGGCTGTGTGGGCCCGGCGGTCGCTTGAGGGTTGCCCGGGTTTCAGGGCCCTAAAAACGGCGCTTTTCGACGCCGCGGTGCGGGTTGAATTGTACGAGATCCCCTTCTTTTCCTAAATGAAATAGACCCTAAATATTAAGGTTTTGATGCTCCTCAGTTTCATTCTGAAGTGGGCGGATTCTA encodes the following:
- a CDS encoding MFS transporter, coding for MSPIRSKKKIADEPRLTVEDVNVVPPKKIRPAIKGTVVGNFMEWYDFGIYGYLTVTMTAVFTQGLPQQWQLLAVMFGFAVSYLVRPLGGLVLGPLGDKVGRQKVLYVTMAMMAISTALIGLLPTAASIGAWALVLLYLLKMIQGFSTGGEYAGATTYVAEFSPDRRRGYFGSFLDMGSYLGFAAGATVVALTTWISTHFYGETAMEDFGWRIPFLTAIPLGIIAVYLRTRIPETPSFENQSSEETAVIEKDDDDPYARLGLMGVIRHHWRALLIGIAIVAATNTAGYALTSYMPVYLEEQVGLHSASAAAVTVPVLVVMSLLLPLVGKWSDKVGRKPVYAAAVAATLILMVPAFLIMNTGTIPAVMIALAMVAIPTGLYVALSASALPALFPTASRFSGMGISYNISVSLFGGTTPLVTQFLLQKTGLDIVPALYIMFFSAIAGIALLFMKETSQKPLPGSFPTVETNSEAREIVATQDEDPNIDLTHMPFPESTETRN